In Mycobacterium stomatepiae, the following are encoded in one genomic region:
- a CDS encoding NADH-quinone oxidoreductase subunit G, whose protein sequence is MTSAAKTETGGETTPPDMVKLTIDGNEITVPKGTLVIRAAELMGIQIPRFCDHPLLDPVGACRQCMVEVEGQRKPMASCTIVCTEDMVVRTQLTSEAADKAQHGVMELLLINHPLDCPMCDKGGECPLQNQAMSNGRTDSRFEDVKRTFAKPINISSQVLLDRERCILCARCTRFSEQIAGDPFIDMQERGALQQVGIYANEPFDSYFSGNTVQICPVGALTGTAYRFRARPFDLVSSPSVCEHCAGGCAERTDHRRGKVLRRLAGDDPEVNEEWNCDKGRWAFRYDTQPDVLTTPLVRDADGTLQPASWAHAIVAATQAFEAARGRTGVLVGGRGTWEDAYAYSKFARIVLDTNDIDFRARPCSAEEAEFLAARIAGQPLTVSFADLESAPVVVLVGLEPEDEAPIVFLRLRKAARKRGVPIYAVAPFATRALTKMSGRLLQTVPGAEPAMLDGLATGEVGELLSKTGAVIMVGERLATVPGGLSAAARLADATGARLAWVPRRAGERGALEAGALPGLLPGGRLVADETQRAEVAAAWNVDELPSAAGRDVDGILAAAADGSLGALLVGGIEPADFADPDAVLAALDKANFVVSLELRHSEVTERADVVFPVAPTTQKAGAFVNWEGRFRPFEPALHGSTQRATQSDHQVLDTLADEMGVYLGMTGVQAPREQISALGNWEGERASGATVQAPEPPQPAKGEAVLTGWRMMLDNGRAQDGEPHLAGTARKPVARLSAGTATEIGAAEGDTVTVSTPRGSISLPLAITDMPDRVVWLPLNSPGSAVQRQLGVTIGNVVKIGVGK, encoded by the coding sequence ATGACAAGTGCGGCCAAAACCGAGACCGGTGGCGAGACGACGCCGCCCGACATGGTCAAGCTCACCATCGATGGCAACGAAATCACGGTTCCCAAAGGAACACTGGTGATTCGCGCGGCCGAGTTGATGGGCATCCAGATTCCCCGGTTCTGTGATCATCCGCTACTGGATCCGGTCGGCGCCTGCCGCCAGTGCATGGTCGAGGTCGAGGGTCAGCGCAAGCCGATGGCGTCGTGCACGATCGTCTGCACCGAAGACATGGTGGTGCGCACCCAGCTGACCTCCGAGGCCGCGGACAAGGCGCAGCACGGCGTGATGGAGCTGCTGCTGATCAACCACCCGCTCGACTGCCCGATGTGCGACAAGGGCGGCGAATGTCCGCTGCAGAACCAGGCAATGTCCAACGGTCGCACCGATTCTCGATTCGAAGACGTCAAGCGCACCTTCGCCAAGCCGATCAACATCTCCTCGCAGGTGCTGCTGGACCGCGAACGGTGCATCCTGTGCGCGCGCTGCACGCGGTTCTCCGAGCAGATCGCCGGCGATCCGTTCATAGACATGCAGGAGCGCGGCGCCCTGCAACAGGTCGGCATCTACGCCAACGAGCCGTTCGACTCCTACTTCTCGGGCAACACCGTGCAGATCTGCCCGGTGGGCGCCCTGACCGGCACCGCCTACCGATTCCGGGCGCGCCCTTTCGATCTGGTCTCCAGCCCCAGCGTGTGCGAGCACTGCGCCGGCGGCTGCGCCGAGCGCACCGACCACCGCCGCGGCAAGGTGTTGCGCCGTCTTGCCGGTGACGACCCCGAGGTCAACGAGGAGTGGAACTGCGACAAGGGCCGGTGGGCTTTCCGCTACGACACCCAGCCCGACGTGCTCACCACTCCCCTGGTCCGGGACGCCGACGGCACGCTACAGCCGGCATCGTGGGCGCACGCGATCGTGGCGGCCACCCAGGCATTCGAGGCGGCCCGCGGCCGCACCGGCGTACTCGTCGGCGGTCGAGGCACCTGGGAAGACGCCTACGCCTACTCAAAGTTCGCACGAATCGTGTTGGACACCAACGATATTGACTTCCGCGCCCGTCCCTGTTCGGCCGAAGAGGCGGAGTTCCTGGCAGCCCGCATCGCGGGTCAGCCGCTCACGGTCAGCTTCGCCGATTTGGAATCCGCGCCGGTGGTCGTGCTGGTCGGGTTGGAGCCCGAGGACGAGGCACCGATCGTGTTCCTGCGGCTGCGCAAGGCCGCCCGCAAGCGCGGCGTGCCGATCTACGCGGTGGCACCGTTCGCCACTCGCGCGCTGACGAAGATGTCGGGCCGGCTGCTGCAGACCGTGCCCGGCGCCGAACCGGCCATGCTGGACGGCCTGGCCACCGGCGAGGTGGGCGAGCTGTTGTCGAAGACCGGAGCGGTCATCATGGTCGGCGAACGCCTGGCCACGGTGCCGGGCGGATTGTCCGCGGCGGCCCGGCTCGCCGATGCCACCGGGGCCCGGCTGGCCTGGGTGCCGCGCCGCGCCGGTGAACGCGGCGCGCTGGAAGCCGGCGCATTGCCCGGGCTGCTGCCCGGTGGTCGCCTGGTCGCCGACGAAACCCAGCGCGCCGAAGTGGCCGCGGCGTGGAACGTCGACGAATTGCCATCCGCCGCCGGGCGTGACGTGGACGGCATCCTGGCCGCCGCGGCGGACGGAAGCCTGGGCGCGTTGCTGGTCGGCGGTATCGAGCCCGCCGACTTCGCTGATCCCGATGCGGTACTCGCGGCGCTGGACAAGGCGAACTTCGTGGTCAGCCTGGAACTGCGGCACAGCGAGGTCACCGAACGCGCCGACGTGGTGTTCCCGGTCGCGCCCACCACCCAGAAGGCCGGTGCATTCGTCAACTGGGAAGGCCGTTTCCGGCCCTTCGAACCTGCCCTGCACGGCAGCACCCAGCGGGCCACCCAGTCCGATCATCAGGTGCTCGACACGCTGGCCGACGAAATGGGCGTCTACCTGGGCATGACCGGCGTCCAGGCGCCCCGCGAACAAATCTCGGCGCTGGGCAACTGGGAGGGTGAGCGCGCCAGCGGCGCAACGGTCCAGGCACCGGAGCCGCCGCAGCCCGCCAAGGGCGAAGCCGTACTCACCGGCTGGCGGATGATGCTCGACAACGGCCGGGCTCAAGACGGCGAACCGCATCTGGCGGGAACGGCACGCAAGCCCGTCGCGCGGCTGTCGGCCGGCACCGCGACCGAGATCGGCGCGGCCGAGGGCGACACCGTCACGGTCAGCACGCCGCGCGGATCAATCAGCTTGCCGCTGGCCATCACTGACATGCCCGACCGGGTGGTGTGGCTGCCGCTGAACTCGCCGGGGTCCGCGGTGCAGCGGCAGCTGGGCGTCACGATCGGCAACGTCGTGAAGATCGGAGTGGGCAAATGA
- the nuoF gene encoding NADH-quinone oxidoreductase subunit NuoF, translating to MTTPLTPVISRYWDDPKSFTLETYQRHDGYQALKKALAMEPDAVIGAVKDSGLRGRGGAGFSTGTKWSFIPQGDSGPAAKPHYLVVNADESEPGTCKDIPLMLATPHLLVEGAIIASYAIRASHAFIYVRGEVVPVLRRLQNAVAEAYAAGYLGTDINGSGYDLELVVHAGAGAYICGEETALLEGLEGRRGQPRLRPPFPAVAGLYGCPTVINNVETIASVPSIILNGVEWFRSMGTEKSPGFTLYSLSGHVTRPGQYEAPLGITLRELLDYAGGVRAGHRLKFWTPGGSSTPLLTDEHLDVPLDYEGVGAAGSMLGTKALEIFDETTCVVRAVQRWTYFYKHESCGKCTPCREGTFWLDQIYTRLETGKGTHEDLDKLLDISDAILGKSFCALGDGAASPVMSSIKHFRDEYIAHVEGGGCPFDPRDSMLTANGKA from the coding sequence ATGACCACCCCGCTGACCCCCGTCATCAGCCGCTACTGGGACGACCCGAAGTCGTTCACGCTGGAGACCTACCAACGCCACGACGGCTACCAGGCACTCAAGAAGGCGCTGGCGATGGAGCCCGACGCGGTGATAGGGGCCGTGAAGGATTCGGGCCTGCGCGGTCGCGGCGGCGCCGGCTTCTCGACCGGAACGAAATGGTCGTTCATCCCGCAGGGCGACTCCGGGCCGGCCGCCAAGCCGCACTACCTGGTGGTCAACGCGGACGAGTCCGAACCCGGTACGTGCAAAGACATTCCGCTGATGCTGGCGACGCCCCACCTACTGGTAGAGGGCGCCATCATCGCCTCCTACGCCATCCGGGCCAGCCACGCGTTCATCTACGTGCGCGGCGAAGTGGTGCCGGTGCTGCGCCGGCTGCAGAACGCGGTGGCCGAGGCTTATGCCGCCGGCTATTTGGGCACCGACATCAACGGATCCGGCTACGACCTGGAGCTGGTGGTGCACGCCGGTGCGGGCGCCTACATCTGCGGCGAGGAAACAGCGCTGCTGGAGGGTCTTGAGGGCCGGCGCGGCCAGCCCCGGCTGCGCCCGCCCTTCCCCGCCGTGGCAGGCCTTTACGGCTGCCCCACGGTGATCAACAACGTCGAGACCATCGCCAGCGTGCCGTCGATCATTCTCAACGGCGTCGAATGGTTCCGGTCGATGGGCACCGAGAAATCGCCTGGCTTCACGCTGTATTCGTTGTCCGGACACGTCACCCGCCCCGGCCAGTATGAGGCCCCGCTGGGCATCACGCTGCGCGAGTTGCTCGACTACGCCGGCGGGGTCCGCGCCGGACACCGGCTGAAGTTCTGGACGCCCGGCGGATCGTCGACACCGCTGCTCACCGACGAACACCTCGACGTGCCACTGGATTACGAAGGCGTGGGTGCCGCCGGATCGATGCTGGGCACCAAGGCGCTGGAGATCTTCGACGAGACCACCTGCGTGGTCCGCGCGGTGCAGCGCTGGACGTATTTCTATAAGCACGAGTCCTGCGGCAAATGCACGCCGTGCCGCGAGGGCACGTTCTGGCTGGACCAGATCTACACGCGACTCGAGACGGGCAAGGGCACCCACGAGGATCTCGACAAATTGCTCGACATCTCCGACGCGATCCTTGGAAAGTCGTTCTGCGCGTTGGGCGATGGCGCGGCCAGCCCGGTGATGTCGTCGATCAAGCACTTCCGCGACGAGTACATCGCCCACGTCGAAGGAGGCGGCTGCCCGTTCGACCCCCGAGACTCCATGCTGACGGCCAACGGAAAGGCGTGA
- the nuoK gene encoding NADH-quinone oxidoreductase subunit NuoK, translating to MNPANYLYLSALLFTIGASGVLLRRNAIVMFMCVELMLNAVNLAFVTFARMHGHLDGQMIAFFTMVVAACEVVIGLAIIMTIFRARKSASVDDANLLKG from the coding sequence GTGAATCCGGCTAACTACCTTTACCTTTCGGCACTGCTGTTCACGATCGGCGCCTCCGGTGTGCTGTTGCGCCGCAACGCCATCGTGATGTTCATGTGCGTCGAGTTGATGCTCAACGCGGTGAACCTGGCGTTCGTCACCTTCGCGCGCATGCACGGCCACCTGGACGGCCAGATGATCGCGTTCTTCACGATGGTGGTGGCCGCGTGCGAGGTCGTCATCGGCCTGGCCATCATCATGACGATTTTCCGTGCCCGCAAATCGGCGTCGGTCGACGACGCGAACCTACTCAAAGGGTAG
- the nuoH gene encoding NADH-quinone oxidoreductase subunit NuoH, whose amino-acid sequence MSDFGHDPWWLVLGKALAIFVFLMLNVLLAILLERKILGWMQLRPGPNRAGPWGALQSLADGIKLALKESITPRGVDWFVYMAAPVISTIPAFTAFAFIPFGPEVSVFGHRTPLQLTDMPAAVLFILGLSAIGVYGIVLGGWASGSTYPLLGGVRSTAQVISYEVSMGLSFAAVFLFAGTMSTSGIIKAQDGVWYVFLLLPSFIIYLISMVGETNRAPFDLPEAEGELVAGFHTEYSSLKFAMFMLAEYVNMMTVSSLATLMFFGGWHAPWPLNMWDGANSGWWPVLWFTLKMWTFLFIYMWLRASLPRLRYDQFMALGWKLLIPASLVWVLIAAVIRTLRNQGYAYWTPLLVVCSLVFAVALIMLLRKPFSTTPANRALARELRKRSDALPPPPAFPTPPLPGKALTASGASKETAHG is encoded by the coding sequence ATGAGCGACTTCGGGCATGACCCCTGGTGGCTGGTGCTCGGCAAGGCGCTCGCCATCTTCGTGTTCCTGATGCTGAACGTATTGCTCGCAATCCTGCTCGAGCGCAAGATCCTTGGCTGGATGCAGCTGCGGCCCGGCCCTAACCGGGCGGGCCCGTGGGGCGCCTTGCAGAGCCTGGCCGACGGGATCAAGCTGGCGCTCAAGGAAAGCATCACTCCCCGCGGCGTCGACTGGTTCGTCTACATGGCGGCACCGGTCATCTCGACGATCCCCGCGTTCACCGCGTTCGCGTTCATCCCGTTCGGTCCCGAGGTATCGGTGTTCGGACACCGCACCCCGTTGCAACTGACCGACATGCCGGCCGCGGTGCTGTTTATCCTGGGGCTGTCGGCGATAGGCGTCTACGGCATCGTGCTGGGCGGCTGGGCATCCGGCTCGACATACCCGCTGCTGGGCGGGGTGCGATCCACCGCGCAGGTCATCTCCTACGAGGTGTCGATGGGGCTGTCGTTCGCGGCGGTCTTCCTGTTCGCGGGGACCATGTCGACGTCCGGAATCATCAAGGCGCAGGATGGCGTCTGGTACGTATTCCTGCTGCTGCCGTCATTCATCATCTACCTGATCTCGATGGTCGGCGAAACCAACCGCGCCCCCTTCGATTTGCCCGAGGCCGAGGGCGAACTGGTCGCCGGCTTCCACACCGAGTACTCGTCGCTGAAGTTCGCGATGTTCATGCTGGCCGAATACGTCAACATGATGACGGTTTCGTCGCTCGCGACGCTGATGTTCTTCGGCGGTTGGCACGCCCCATGGCCGCTGAACATGTGGGATGGCGCCAACAGCGGCTGGTGGCCGGTGCTCTGGTTCACCCTCAAGATGTGGACTTTCCTGTTCATCTACATGTGGCTGCGAGCCAGCCTGCCCCGGCTGCGTTACGACCAGTTCATGGCGTTGGGCTGGAAACTCCTGATCCCCGCGTCCCTGGTCTGGGTGCTGATCGCGGCGGTGATCCGCACGCTGCGCAACCAGGGCTACGCGTATTGGACTCCCCTGCTGGTGGTCTGCAGCCTCGTCTTCGCCGTGGCGCTGATTATGTTGCTGCGCAAGCCATTCAGCACCACACCGGCCAATCGCGCACTGGCGCGAGAACTTCGCAAGCGTAGCGACGCCCTACCGCCGCCACCGGCATTCCCGACGCCACCGCTGCCGGGCAAAGCGCTGACGGCGTCGGGTGCGAGCAAGGAGACAGCACATGGCTAA
- a CDS encoding NADH-quinone oxidoreductase subunit J, producing MTAVLATNLATDVIVRTSTGEAVAFWLLGALAVIGAIGVVTAVNAVYSAMFLAMTMIILAIFYMIQDALFLGVVQVVVYTGAVMMLFLFVLMLIGVDSAESLKETLRGQRVAAVVTGVGFGILLVAAIGKVTTGGFVGLTTANANGNVEGLAALIFSRYLWAFELTSALLITAAVGAMVLAHRERFERRKTQRELSEERFRSGRPTPLPNPGVYARHNAVDVAALLPDGSYADDSVSSMLRTRGADGKETPRRQAIKGGAS from the coding sequence GTGACCGCCGTACTTGCCACCAACTTGGCGACCGATGTCATCGTTCGCACCTCCACCGGCGAAGCGGTGGCCTTCTGGTTGCTGGGCGCGCTGGCCGTGATCGGCGCGATCGGAGTGGTCACGGCCGTCAACGCCGTGTACTCGGCGATGTTCCTGGCGATGACGATGATCATCCTGGCGATCTTCTACATGATCCAGGACGCACTGTTCCTGGGTGTGGTCCAGGTCGTCGTCTACACCGGCGCGGTGATGATGCTGTTCTTGTTCGTGCTGATGCTGATCGGCGTGGACTCCGCGGAATCGTTGAAGGAAACGCTGCGCGGACAGCGCGTCGCCGCGGTGGTCACCGGGGTCGGATTCGGCATTCTGCTGGTCGCGGCGATCGGCAAGGTGACGACCGGGGGCTTCGTCGGGCTGACCACCGCGAACGCCAACGGCAACGTCGAAGGCCTGGCGGCACTGATCTTTTCGCGTTATCTGTGGGCGTTCGAGCTGACCAGCGCGCTGCTGATCACCGCCGCGGTCGGGGCGATGGTGCTCGCGCACCGCGAGCGGTTCGAACGGCGCAAGACGCAGCGCGAGCTTTCCGAGGAGCGGTTCCGTTCGGGCCGCCCGACCCCGCTGCCCAACCCCGGCGTGTACGCACGCCACAACGCGGTGGACGTGGCGGCGCTGCTGCCCGACGGCTCGTACGCGGACGACTCGGTGTCGAGCATGCTGCGAACCCGCGGCGCGGACGGCAAAGAAACTCCCCGCCGGCAAGCCATCAAAGGCGGTGCATCGTGA
- the nuoI gene encoding NADH-quinone oxidoreductase subunit NuoI → MAKFLDAVAGFGVTFAAMFKKTVTEEYPEKPGPVAPRYHGRHQLNRYPDGLEKCIGCELCAWACPADAIYVEGADNTDEARFSPGERYGRVYQINYLRCIGCGLCIEACPTRALTMTNDYEMADDNRADLIYEKDRLLAPLLQNMLAPPHPRTEGATDKDYYQGNVTADGLRVNQKSGDAR, encoded by the coding sequence ATGGCTAAATTCCTCGACGCCGTGGCCGGATTCGGCGTGACATTCGCCGCGATGTTCAAAAAGACTGTCACCGAGGAGTATCCGGAGAAACCCGGCCCGGTCGCCCCGCGCTATCACGGCCGTCATCAGCTCAACCGGTATCCCGACGGGCTGGAGAAGTGCATCGGCTGCGAGCTGTGCGCCTGGGCCTGCCCGGCCGACGCGATCTACGTCGAGGGCGCCGACAACACCGACGAGGCAAGGTTTTCGCCGGGTGAGCGTTACGGCCGGGTCTACCAGATCAACTATCTGCGCTGCATCGGCTGCGGTCTGTGCATCGAGGCGTGCCCCACGCGCGCGCTGACGATGACCAACGACTACGAAATGGCCGACGACAACCGCGCCGACCTGATCTACGAGAAGGACCGGTTGCTCGCGCCGCTGCTGCAGAACATGCTCGCGCCGCCGCACCCGCGGACCGAGGGTGCCACCGACAAGGACTACTACCAGGGCAACGTCACGGCGGATGGCTTGCGCGTCAACCAAAAGAGCGGGGACGCACGGTGA
- the nuoL gene encoding NADH-quinone oxidoreductase subunit L, translating to MAHLTWLLVALPLAGATILLFGGRRADPWGHWLGVIAALGAFGVGATLLSDLLSRDSEHRTIHQTVFTWIPVDQFQVDFGLQIDQLSICFVLLISGVGSLIHIYSVAYMAEDPDRRRFFGYLNLFLAAMLLLVVADNYLMLYVGWEGVGLASYLLIGFWYHKPSAATAAKKAFVMNRVGDAGLALAMFIMFSTFGTLSYAGVFAGAPAAGRGVLTAMGLLLLVGACGKSAQVPLQAWLGDAMEGPTPVSALIHAATMVTAGVYLIVRSNPLYNLAPGAQLGVVIVGAVTLMFGAFIGCAKDDIKRALAASTMSQIGYMVLAAGLGPAGYAFAIMHLLTHGFFKAGLFLGSGSIIHAMHEEQDMRRYGGLRAAVPVTFITFGLGYLAIIGVPPFAGFYSKDAIIEAALGAGGVRGYTLGGAALLGAGITAFYMTRVMLMTFFGEKRWAPGSHPHEAPALMSGPMILLAFGSVLSGGLFAIGGTLPHWLEPVVGAHEESTHPLPAWVNTALALGVVAVGIAVAYQKYGRAEIPRVAPVQASALTTAARRDLYGDAFNEEVFMRPGAQLTDALVEADDAGVDGSVNALAALVGRTSNRLRGLQTGFARSYALSMLAGATLLVAAILAVQLW from the coding sequence ATCGCACACTTGACCTGGTTGCTCGTGGCACTACCGCTGGCGGGTGCCACAATCTTGCTGTTCGGCGGCAGACGCGCCGACCCATGGGGGCATTGGCTGGGCGTCATCGCCGCACTGGGGGCGTTCGGGGTGGGCGCCACGCTGCTGTCGGACTTGCTGAGCCGCGACAGTGAGCACCGCACCATCCACCAGACGGTGTTCACCTGGATCCCGGTAGACCAATTCCAGGTCGACTTCGGGTTGCAGATCGACCAGTTGTCAATCTGTTTCGTGTTGCTGATCTCCGGCGTGGGGTCGCTGATCCACATCTACTCGGTCGCCTACATGGCCGAAGACCCGGACCGCCGAAGGTTTTTCGGATACCTCAACCTGTTCCTGGCCGCGATGCTGCTGCTGGTCGTTGCCGACAACTACCTGATGCTCTACGTCGGCTGGGAAGGCGTCGGACTGGCGTCCTACCTGTTGATCGGCTTCTGGTATCACAAGCCGTCGGCGGCCACTGCCGCCAAGAAGGCGTTCGTGATGAACCGGGTCGGCGACGCCGGCCTGGCTCTGGCCATGTTCATCATGTTCAGCACGTTCGGAACGCTGTCGTACGCCGGTGTTTTCGCCGGCGCCCCGGCGGCCGGCCGTGGCGTGCTGACGGCGATGGGATTGCTGCTGTTGGTGGGCGCCTGCGGCAAGTCAGCGCAGGTTCCGCTACAGGCCTGGTTGGGTGACGCGATGGAGGGCCCCACCCCGGTGTCCGCGCTGATCCACGCGGCGACCATGGTGACCGCCGGCGTGTACCTGATCGTGCGGTCCAATCCGCTCTACAACCTCGCTCCCGGAGCGCAACTCGGCGTCGTCATCGTCGGCGCCGTAACGCTGATGTTCGGAGCGTTCATCGGCTGCGCGAAGGACGACATCAAGCGCGCGCTGGCGGCGTCGACGATGAGCCAGATCGGCTACATGGTGCTGGCCGCGGGACTCGGACCCGCCGGTTACGCGTTCGCGATCATGCACCTGCTCACCCATGGCTTCTTCAAGGCCGGCCTATTCCTCGGGTCGGGCTCGATCATCCACGCGATGCACGAAGAACAGGACATGCGCCGCTACGGCGGGCTGCGTGCCGCCGTGCCCGTCACGTTCATCACCTTCGGCCTGGGCTACCTGGCAATCATCGGCGTGCCGCCGTTCGCGGGCTTCTACTCCAAGGACGCGATCATCGAGGCGGCATTGGGCGCCGGCGGCGTCCGCGGCTACACCCTGGGCGGGGCCGCGCTGCTGGGCGCGGGCATTACCGCGTTCTACATGACCCGGGTGATGCTGATGACCTTCTTCGGCGAAAAGCGTTGGGCGCCAGGCAGCCACCCGCACGAGGCACCCGCCCTGATGAGCGGGCCGATGATCCTGCTCGCCTTCGGCTCGGTATTGTCCGGCGGCCTGTTCGCCATCGGGGGCACCCTGCCGCACTGGCTGGAACCGGTTGTCGGAGCGCACGAAGAAAGCACGCACCCGCTTCCGGCCTGGGTCAACACCGCGCTGGCGCTCGGCGTGGTCGCGGTTGGAATCGCAGTGGCTTATCAGAAGTACGGCAGGGCTGAGATTCCCAGAGTTGCTCCCGTCCAGGCGTCGGCACTCACCACGGCCGCACGCAGAGACCTGTACGGCGACGCCTTCAACGAGGAGGTATTCATGCGCCCTGGCGCGCAGTTGACCGACGCGCTGGTCGAAGCCGACGACGCGGGTGTGGACGGCTCGGTCAACGCGCTGGCCGCGTTGGTCGGCCGAACCTCGAATCGCCTGCGGGGCCTGCAAACCGGCTTCGCGCGCTCCTACGCGTTGTCGATGCTGGCGGGCGCCACCCTACTGGTCGCGGCCATCCTGGCGGTGCAACTGTGGTGA